A genomic segment from Nitrospira sp. encodes:
- a CDS encoding LSU ribosomal protein L11p (L12e), with protein MAKEVSAQIKLQIPAGKANPAPPVGPSLGQHGVNIMEFCKQFNAKTQKDGDSIIPVIITVYKDRSFTFIMKTPPASDLLKKAAGIIKGSGVPHKDKVGKVSQAQVREIAQKKLSDLNAADLEGAIKIIQGTARSMGITVQ; from the coding sequence ATGGCCAAGGAAGTATCCGCACAGATTAAATTGCAGATTCCGGCCGGCAAGGCCAACCCTGCGCCGCCTGTTGGCCCGTCGTTGGGGCAGCACGGCGTGAACATCATGGAATTCTGCAAACAGTTCAATGCGAAAACGCAGAAGGACGGGGATAGCATCATCCCGGTGATCATTACGGTTTACAAGGATCGGAGCTTTACCTTCATCATGAAGACGCCTCCGGCGTCCGATCTGCTCAAGAAGGCCGCCGGGATCATCAAGGGGTCCGGGGTGCCGCACAAGGATAAAGTGGGAAAGGTCAGCCAGGCTCAGGTTCGCGAGATCGCACAAAAGAAATTGTCCGACCTGAATGCGGCCGATCTTGAGGGTGCCATCAAGATCATTCAAGGCACTGCGCGCAGTATGGGTATTACCGTCCAGTAA
- a CDS encoding Translation elongation factor Tu, translating into MAKAKFERRKPHVNIGTIGHVDHGKTTLTSALTKICSERGMAKFVSYDEVAKASESQGRRDATKIMTIAISHVEYETDHRHYAHVDCPGHADYVKNMITGAAQMDGAILVVSAADGPMPQTREHILLARQVGVPYIVVFLNKADKVDDKELLDLVELEVRELLTKYEFPGDKIPIIQGSALKAMEGDQGPLGVPSILKLLEAIDTYIPTPTRAIDKPFLMPIEDVFTISGRGTVVTGRCERGIVKVGDEIEIVGLTPTQSTVVTGVEMFRKVLDEGQAGDNIGVLLRGTKKEDVERGMVLAKPKSITPHTKFKAEIYVLTKEEGGRHTPFFNGYRPQFYFRTTDVTGVVTLNPGVEMVMPGDNVTVTGELISPIAMDQGLRFAVREGGKTVGSGVVTEILA; encoded by the coding sequence ATGGCGAAGGCGAAATTTGAGCGGCGAAAGCCCCACGTGAACATCGGGACGATCGGGCACGTGGACCATGGGAAGACGACGCTGACGAGTGCGTTGACCAAGATCTGCTCGGAGCGGGGGATGGCGAAGTTCGTCAGTTACGACGAGGTGGCGAAGGCCTCGGAGAGTCAGGGGCGGCGGGATGCGACCAAGATCATGACCATCGCGATCAGTCACGTGGAATACGAGACGGACCACCGGCACTATGCGCACGTTGACTGCCCGGGCCACGCCGATTATGTGAAGAACATGATCACCGGCGCCGCGCAGATGGACGGAGCGATTCTGGTGGTGAGCGCTGCCGACGGCCCCATGCCGCAGACCCGGGAGCACATTTTGTTGGCCCGGCAGGTGGGGGTGCCCTACATCGTCGTGTTCCTGAACAAGGCGGACAAGGTGGACGACAAGGAGTTGCTGGACCTGGTGGAGCTGGAGGTGCGGGAGCTGCTGACCAAGTATGAGTTTCCGGGCGACAAGATTCCCATCATTCAGGGGTCGGCCTTGAAGGCGATGGAAGGGGATCAGGGGCCGTTGGGGGTGCCGTCGATCCTGAAGTTATTGGAGGCCATCGACACCTACATTCCGACACCGACGCGGGCGATCGACAAGCCGTTCTTGATGCCGATCGAAGATGTGTTCACGATCAGCGGACGGGGGACGGTCGTAACGGGGCGGTGCGAGCGGGGTATTGTGAAGGTGGGGGACGAGATCGAGATCGTGGGGTTGACGCCGACGCAGAGCACGGTGGTGACAGGGGTGGAAATGTTCCGCAAGGTGCTCGACGAGGGGCAGGCGGGGGACAACATCGGGGTGCTGTTGCGGGGGACGAAGAAGGAAGATGTGGAGCGGGGGATGGTGCTGGCGAAGCCGAAGAGCATCACGCCGCATACGAAGTTCAAGGCGGAGATCTATGTGCTGACGAAGGAAGAGGGGGGGCGGCATACGCCGTTCTTCAACGGGTACCGGCCGCAGTTCTACTTCCGGACGACGGACGTGACGGGGGTGGTGACGTTGAATCCGGGGGTGGAGATGGTGATGCCGGGGGACAATGTGACAGTGACGGGGGAGTTGATCAGCCCGATCGCGATGGACCAGGGGTTGCGCTTCGCCGTGCGCGAGGGCGGCAAGACCGTCGGCTCCGGCGTCGTCACGGAAATCTTAGCCTGA
- a CDS encoding Protein translocase subunit SecE: protein MFQRLIASVREFIEGVRGELKKVSFPTRAETIGATTVVIVFCILMSLYLSLMDSVLGWLMRKVI from the coding sequence GTGTTTCAGCGATTGATCGCGTCGGTTCGAGAGTTCATCGAGGGTGTCCGCGGCGAACTGAAGAAAGTGTCGTTCCCGACGAGGGCGGAAACGATCGGTGCCACGACGGTCGTGATTGTGTTCTGCATACTCATGTCCTTGTATCTGTCATTGATGGATTCCGTCCTGGGTTGGCTGATGCGCAAGGTCATTTAG
- a CDS encoding Peptidase C14, caspase catalytic subunit p20 → MEQAAEKKEPTQDSSPADPIVDEVLTDQVSDQLAASLDVSAEAQALTDPAQEVPLEEEQVKDEIDIQIDLLQDPDWVVRREAAITLGEMGDERCVEPLAAALRDGDWQVREVAIEGLGQIGSPAVEVLLKLLRDWDVRKSAIIALGKIRDERVLEPLMQQLRNDEFMEDATDALVNLGEPSLPGLIKALKDKEELVRKQAVIALGRIKSPEAIDPLIEMLQHKDWFTRLTAAAALEAIGDERGREAIKPLLKDGDMVVKMRVERILAKWKKQPATV, encoded by the coding sequence ATGGAACAAGCCGCTGAAAAAAAAGAACCGACGCAGGATTCTTCCCCTGCGGACCCTATTGTTGATGAAGTCCTAACGGACCAGGTTTCAGATCAACTTGCCGCGTCATTGGATGTTTCGGCTGAAGCTCAGGCCCTCACTGACCCAGCACAGGAAGTGCCTCTTGAAGAAGAACAGGTAAAGGATGAGATCGATATCCAAATCGATCTCCTCCAGGATCCTGACTGGGTAGTCAGGCGGGAAGCTGCGATTACGTTAGGAGAAATGGGCGACGAGCGGTGCGTCGAACCACTCGCCGCAGCACTTCGTGACGGGGATTGGCAGGTCCGAGAGGTTGCGATCGAGGGTCTTGGGCAGATCGGGTCTCCCGCGGTAGAGGTGTTGCTCAAGCTGCTCCGTGATTGGGATGTGCGGAAATCTGCAATCATCGCGCTGGGAAAGATTCGTGATGAACGAGTGCTGGAACCACTGATGCAGCAGCTTCGGAACGATGAGTTCATGGAAGATGCCACGGATGCGTTGGTCAATCTTGGCGAGCCGTCCCTGCCTGGTCTCATCAAGGCACTAAAGGACAAAGAAGAACTAGTCCGGAAACAAGCGGTGATTGCCCTGGGGCGGATCAAATCACCTGAGGCGATCGACCCCTTGATCGAGATGTTGCAACATAAGGATTGGTTTACCAGGTTGACGGCTGCAGCGGCCCTTGAAGCCATCGGTGATGAGCGGGGTCGCGAAGCGATCAAGCCGCTCTTGAAGGACGGCGATATGGTGGTGAAGATGAGGGTCGAGCGAATCCTCGCCAAGTGGAAGAAACAACCGGCGACTGTTTAA
- a CDS encoding LSU ribosomal protein L33p gives MRDIIDLACTVCKQRNYTTRKNKKNDPDRLERNKFCKFCRKHSAHKEVK, from the coding sequence ATGCGAGACATCATCGATTTGGCCTGTACGGTCTGCAAGCAGCGGAACTACACGACCCGAAAAAACAAGAAGAACGATCCGGATCGGTTGGAGCGGAATAAGTTCTGTAAGTTTTGCCGGAAACACAGCGCCCATAAGGAAGTGAAGTGA
- a CDS encoding Septum-associated rare lipoprotein A — protein sequence MEKKFQHSPQRKTGYALLLLAGCLLLNACAALPKGDLPLDLGVKDRGVASWYGKEFHGKFVANGEVFDMGAYTAAHRKLPLGSMVRVVNLNNGKSVQVRINDRGPYVAGRMLDLSHAAARELGMVEAGTTAVQIEVIGDHRPVAPVPSAAIPVVAGMLLNVNGRAARQHSRPEEVFEVPASPIRMMPQEAIYVRRERRIGSMLAADHTAHNTVPVLIVS from the coding sequence ATGGAAAAAAAATTCCAGCACTCGCCTCAGCGCAAGACCGGATACGCTCTTCTTCTCTTGGCAGGCTGCCTCCTATTGAACGCCTGCGCCGCTCTGCCCAAAGGCGACCTTCCTCTTGACCTCGGCGTTAAGGATCGTGGGGTTGCGTCATGGTATGGCAAAGAGTTCCATGGAAAATTCGTGGCGAACGGGGAAGTGTTCGACATGGGGGCCTATACGGCTGCCCACCGTAAGCTGCCGCTGGGAAGTATGGTTCGTGTGGTGAATTTGAACAATGGAAAATCTGTTCAAGTGCGGATCAATGATCGAGGTCCTTATGTGGCGGGCCGGATGCTGGACCTTTCGCATGCCGCAGCCAGGGAACTGGGGATGGTTGAAGCCGGGACCACGGCAGTGCAGATAGAGGTGATCGGAGACCATCGCCCGGTCGCGCCGGTTCCCTCTGCGGCGATCCCTGTGGTGGCGGGGATGTTGTTGAATGTGAATGGGCGCGCGGCGAGACAGCACAGTCGTCCGGAAGAAGTCTTTGAAGTGCCTGCAAGTCCTATCCGAATGATGCCCCAGGAAGCCATTTACGTGCGGCGCGAACGTCGTATCGGCAGCATGCTGGCAGCCGACCATACGGCTCACAATACTGTCCCCGTACTGATCGTCTCTTAG
- a CDS encoding Glycogen phosphorylase, producing the protein MQAPDHIQPPHETVPQNLQRLGELASNLWWSWNPAARQLFESIDPTLWFLTHHNPVQLLSGVKPERFITLASDPNFVRQYSAVLRAYDEYLSDKKTWAATEFPSLQQAPIAYFSAEFGLHISIPIYSGGLGILAGDHCKEASDLGIPLVGIGFMYPQGYFKQRINPEGWQEATYAPFNRQDSPIQQAMTPTDIPCSIKVDIGPRQVTVLVWQVRAGRMSLFLIDTDVPENTPEDRALSARLYGGDQETRLCQEFLLGIGGVRVLRTLGINPTVWHCNEGHSAFLTVERIRELVTTGHSHAEASEMVRHSTVFTTHTPVPAGHDIFPFHLMDRYFSNYWGQLGLSREEFLRLGETPDSRGHGFNMTALAMRLSAHVNGVSREHGRVSRQMWQHLWPGLAEDLVPIRSLTNGIHAPTWISPEANSLYAKYLSPKWAERIDDPTIWQRVTDLPDDELWDVLQTTRRKLMRFIRERARDGWIRGHLQPMQAIARGTLLDPEALTIGFARRFATYKRATLLFRDLERLKLLLHNRWRPVQIVFAGKAHPADEPGRYFIHEVLSFCNDHKLGGHIAFLEDYDMHMAKYLVQGVDVWLNTPRAPLEASGTSGQKAALNGVINLSVLDGWWSEGYNGANGWGIQPLPEGTDTQTQDAHDAEQLFRLLEAEVVPLFYQRDLDGIPRGWLQIVKESIKTVAPRFCTKRMVKEYMEQMYAPATTRTPDKW; encoded by the coding sequence GTGCAAGCACCCGATCACATACAGCCACCTCATGAAACCGTTCCGCAGAACCTGCAACGCCTTGGTGAACTGGCCAGCAATCTCTGGTGGAGTTGGAACCCGGCGGCAAGGCAACTGTTCGAGTCCATCGACCCGACCCTCTGGTTTCTGACCCATCACAATCCCGTACAGCTGCTCTCCGGCGTGAAACCAGAGCGCTTCATCACGTTGGCGAGCGATCCGAATTTCGTACGGCAATATTCCGCCGTTCTGCGCGCCTACGATGAATATCTGAGCGACAAGAAAACCTGGGCGGCTACGGAATTCCCCTCGCTCCAACAGGCCCCCATCGCCTATTTCTCCGCCGAATTCGGACTCCATATTTCGATCCCCATCTACAGTGGAGGACTCGGCATCCTGGCCGGAGACCACTGCAAAGAGGCCAGTGACCTGGGGATTCCTCTCGTCGGCATCGGCTTCATGTATCCGCAAGGGTATTTCAAACAGCGGATCAACCCGGAAGGCTGGCAAGAAGCCACCTATGCGCCGTTCAATCGGCAGGATTCACCCATCCAGCAAGCCATGACCCCGACCGACATTCCCTGCTCCATCAAGGTGGACATCGGCCCCCGTCAGGTCACGGTTCTGGTGTGGCAAGTGCGCGCAGGACGCATGTCATTGTTTCTGATCGATACCGACGTGCCCGAGAATACGCCGGAAGATCGTGCGCTCTCTGCGCGCCTCTACGGCGGAGATCAAGAAACCAGGCTTTGCCAAGAATTTTTATTGGGCATCGGCGGCGTGCGGGTCCTGCGCACCCTGGGGATAAACCCGACAGTCTGGCATTGCAATGAAGGCCATTCGGCGTTCTTGACCGTGGAGCGGATCCGCGAATTGGTGACGACAGGCCACAGCCATGCCGAAGCAAGTGAGATGGTCCGGCACAGTACCGTCTTCACCACGCACACCCCTGTCCCGGCCGGACACGACATCTTCCCCTTCCATCTCATGGATCGTTATTTTTCGAACTATTGGGGCCAACTCGGATTGTCCCGTGAAGAATTCCTGCGTCTCGGCGAAACGCCTGACAGTCGGGGCCATGGGTTCAACATGACAGCCCTGGCAATGCGTCTGTCTGCGCATGTCAATGGGGTCAGTCGCGAGCACGGCCGCGTATCCAGGCAGATGTGGCAACACTTGTGGCCGGGCCTGGCGGAGGACCTTGTCCCCATCCGCAGCCTCACCAACGGCATCCATGCGCCGACCTGGATCTCTCCGGAGGCGAATTCCCTCTATGCGAAGTACCTCAGCCCGAAATGGGCGGAGCGGATCGACGACCCGACCATCTGGCAACGGGTCACCGACCTACCGGACGATGAATTGTGGGACGTCCTGCAAACCACCAGACGAAAACTGATGCGGTTTATTCGTGAACGAGCGCGCGACGGATGGATCCGCGGTCACCTCCAACCGATGCAGGCCATCGCCCGAGGCACCTTACTCGATCCGGAAGCCCTCACCATTGGATTCGCCCGGCGGTTCGCGACGTATAAACGCGCGACCCTCCTATTTCGTGATCTCGAACGCCTCAAGCTGTTGCTCCACAATCGGTGGCGGCCGGTCCAAATCGTATTTGCCGGAAAAGCACACCCGGCTGATGAGCCGGGCCGGTACTTTATCCACGAGGTGCTCAGTTTTTGTAATGACCACAAGCTGGGTGGACATATCGCATTTCTGGAAGATTACGACATGCATATGGCGAAATATCTCGTCCAGGGTGTCGATGTCTGGCTGAACACTCCGCGAGCGCCTCTGGAAGCCAGCGGTACCAGCGGACAAAAAGCTGCGCTCAACGGAGTAATCAACCTCAGCGTGCTGGACGGCTGGTGGTCGGAAGGCTACAACGGGGCCAACGGCTGGGGCATCCAGCCGCTCCCGGAGGGGACGGACACCCAGACGCAAGATGCCCACGATGCCGAACAATTGTTCCGGCTGTTGGAAGCGGAAGTCGTGCCGTTGTTTTATCAGCGCGATCTCGACGGGATTCCCCGCGGGTGGCTCCAAATCGTCAAAGAAAGCATTAAGACCGTTGCTCCTCGTTTCTGCACTAAACGGATGGTCAAGGAATACATGGAGCAAATGTATGCACCGGCCACCACACGTACACCGGATAAATGGTAG
- a CDS encoding LSU ribosomal protein L1p (L10Ae), whose protein sequence is MGKKLAAAQEKIEPRFYGLKEAVEAVKQAAFAKYDESVDLAIRLGIDPKRSDQMVRGTTALPHGTGKKLRVLVFAKGEKEQEARQAGADFVGSDDLMEKIKGGWMEFDCAISTPDLMASVGKLGKVLGPRGLMPNPKTGTVTFEVGKAVNEIRKGRVEFKVEKAGIVQVPVGKVSFDAQKLYDNAHAVLESVVKAKPSSCKGRYLKSVTMSSTMGPGVKLDPVALSKLWS, encoded by the coding sequence ATGGGAAAGAAGTTGGCTGCGGCTCAGGAAAAGATCGAGCCCAGGTTTTACGGATTGAAAGAGGCCGTCGAGGCGGTCAAGCAGGCGGCATTCGCCAAGTATGATGAATCCGTCGATTTGGCGATTCGATTGGGGATCGATCCGAAGCGATCGGATCAAATGGTGCGCGGCACGACCGCATTGCCGCACGGTACCGGAAAGAAGCTCCGCGTCCTCGTGTTCGCTAAGGGCGAGAAGGAGCAGGAGGCGCGGCAGGCCGGAGCCGATTTCGTGGGGTCGGACGATTTGATGGAGAAGATCAAGGGTGGGTGGATGGAATTCGATTGTGCGATCTCCACGCCCGATCTGATGGCCTCCGTCGGTAAGCTCGGAAAAGTGCTCGGGCCTCGTGGCCTGATGCCCAATCCCAAAACCGGGACGGTGACGTTCGAAGTCGGCAAGGCCGTGAACGAGATCCGCAAGGGGCGCGTTGAGTTCAAGGTCGAGAAAGCCGGGATCGTGCAGGTGCCGGTCGGCAAGGTGTCGTTCGATGCCCAAAAACTCTACGACAATGCGCATGCGGTGTTGGAGTCGGTCGTAAAGGCCAAGCCATCGTCCTGTAAGGGCCGATATCTCAAGAGCGTGACAATGTCGAGTACCATGGGGCCAGGCGTGAAGCTGGATCCTGTGGCCTTGTCGAAGTTGTGGAGTTGA
- a CDS encoding ATP-dependent DNA helicase gives MNRDVKPYILKRTGDHDRAPKLSLDYAETLNVQQYAAVTAGDGPALVIAGAGSGKTRTLIHRVAYLIDSGVDPSQILLLTFTRKASEEMVERAEALIGARSRRVWGGTFHSIANLLLRRHGRVLGIEPGFTIMDRGDSEDLIALLRAHMGLNEKNKRFPRKGTIAEIYSKCENTLRSLDEIVLEEFSHFADHLDDLGKLQQAYRVAKRQRQLLDYDDLLVSLRDLLSKDEPTRKTISQQFRYILVDEYQDTNRLQAELIRQLAATHDNVMVVGDDSQSIYAFRGATFRNIMEFPSWFPGTTIYKLEENYRSTQPILSVANEIIQEAPEKYSKHLFTRKLDGPLPALVEAVGEHAQSRFVAQKILELREEGVPLDEIAVLVRSSFHSFDLEIELSRCGLPFVKRGGIKFIEAAHVKDLLAHLRVVVNPRDAVSWHRVLMLVEGVGPKKAQDLVAAMVRTNDPYPLLRESGGRSGKGLKDLALVLEGLSGSDGLSPTEQVNRIYEYYLPILKDHHDDYPKRIRDLDHLHTIAESYPRLTEFLADLALAPPDGSAAGVEPAGQDDEQVVLSTIHSAKGLEWQCVFLIWIVDGKFPSVFSFNTDEELEEERRLLYVAVTRAKRYLFLTYPINVYDKSSGMLLSKPSRFLDHVSPRLFETLALVEENNVYDE, from the coding sequence ATGAACCGAGACGTCAAACCCTACATTCTCAAACGGACCGGGGATCATGACAGAGCTCCGAAGCTCTCGCTGGACTATGCCGAGACGCTCAACGTCCAGCAGTATGCGGCGGTCACGGCTGGCGATGGTCCCGCGCTCGTCATCGCCGGCGCCGGTAGCGGCAAGACCCGGACACTCATTCATCGCGTCGCCTATCTGATCGATTCCGGCGTGGACCCCTCACAGATTCTCTTATTGACCTTCACACGGAAGGCGTCCGAGGAAATGGTGGAACGTGCGGAAGCCTTGATCGGAGCGCGCAGCCGGCGAGTTTGGGGCGGCACGTTTCATTCCATCGCCAATCTGTTGCTGCGGCGCCACGGGCGAGTGCTCGGGATCGAGCCGGGGTTTACGATCATGGATCGCGGCGACTCCGAGGACCTCATTGCATTGTTGCGCGCGCACATGGGGCTTAATGAGAAGAACAAGCGGTTCCCGCGTAAGGGAACGATCGCGGAGATCTACAGCAAGTGTGAAAACACGTTGCGCAGCCTCGATGAGATCGTCCTCGAAGAGTTCTCTCATTTCGCGGACCATTTGGATGACTTGGGAAAACTACAGCAAGCCTATCGGGTGGCGAAGCGGCAACGTCAACTGCTCGACTATGACGATTTACTGGTGTCGTTGCGGGACCTGTTGTCCAAGGATGAGCCGACCAGGAAGACCATTTCACAGCAATTCCGGTACATTCTTGTGGACGAATATCAGGATACCAACCGTCTCCAGGCCGAACTCATTCGACAGTTGGCGGCCACGCACGACAATGTCATGGTTGTCGGAGACGATTCACAGTCCATCTATGCCTTCCGGGGCGCGACGTTTCGCAACATCATGGAATTTCCCTCCTGGTTTCCCGGCACCACAATTTACAAGCTCGAGGAAAATTACCGAAGCACGCAGCCGATACTCAGTGTGGCCAACGAAATCATTCAAGAGGCGCCGGAGAAATATTCCAAACATTTGTTCACGCGCAAGCTGGACGGGCCGCTGCCGGCGTTGGTGGAGGCGGTCGGGGAACATGCGCAGTCGCGGTTCGTGGCGCAAAAAATCCTGGAACTGCGGGAGGAGGGTGTCCCGCTCGATGAGATCGCGGTGCTCGTCCGGTCCAGCTTTCACTCCTTCGATCTGGAGATCGAGCTGTCGCGTTGCGGGTTGCCGTTCGTGAAGCGGGGAGGGATCAAGTTCATCGAGGCGGCGCATGTGAAAGACCTATTGGCGCATTTGCGGGTAGTGGTGAACCCCCGGGACGCGGTCAGTTGGCATCGCGTGCTCATGTTGGTTGAAGGAGTCGGGCCTAAGAAAGCGCAAGACCTGGTGGCGGCCATGGTTCGAACGAACGATCCCTATCCTCTATTGCGTGAGAGCGGCGGCCGTTCCGGCAAGGGGCTGAAGGATCTGGCGCTGGTGCTGGAGGGCCTCTCGGGGAGCGATGGCCTGAGTCCGACCGAACAGGTGAACCGAATCTACGAGTATTATCTCCCCATTCTCAAAGATCACCATGATGACTATCCGAAACGGATTCGGGACCTTGACCACCTGCATACCATCGCAGAGAGTTACCCTAGGCTGACCGAATTCCTGGCCGACCTGGCGCTGGCGCCGCCCGACGGCAGCGCAGCCGGGGTCGAGCCTGCAGGGCAGGATGATGAACAGGTGGTACTCTCGACGATCCACTCGGCCAAAGGGCTGGAGTGGCAATGTGTATTTCTCATTTGGATCGTAGATGGGAAATTCCCTTCGGTGTTCTCATTCAATACCGACGAGGAACTGGAGGAGGAGCGGCGGTTGTTGTACGTTGCGGTGACGCGGGCAAAGCGCTATCTCTTTCTCACCTATCCGATCAACGTGTATGATAAAAGCTCGGGCATGTTGCTGTCCAAGCCGTCTCGATTTCTGGATCATGTGTCTCCACGCCTGTTTGAGACCCTGGCCCTGGTTGAAGAAAACAATGTGTACGATGAGTAG
- a CDS encoding Transcription antitermination protein NusG has protein sequence MSNKNWYVIHTYAGFEGRVKVSLLERANQMGFAERLGQVLVPTEDVIEIKDGKRRTSRRKFFPGYVLIELESPLADETLQMIKETPKVTGFVGGGAQPTPLSPEEVESLLKQVDAGAAGPREQVRFIKGDNVRIVDGPFLGFNGAVDEVDADHSRVKVFVSIFGRSTPVELGFLQVERI, from the coding sequence ATGAGTAATAAGAACTGGTACGTCATCCACACCTATGCGGGATTTGAAGGCCGCGTGAAGGTCAGTCTCTTGGAACGAGCCAACCAGATGGGGTTCGCCGAACGACTCGGGCAGGTCTTGGTTCCGACAGAGGATGTGATTGAGATCAAGGACGGTAAGCGACGCACCTCCCGACGCAAGTTTTTCCCCGGTTATGTCCTGATCGAGTTGGAGTCGCCGTTGGCCGATGAAACGTTGCAGATGATCAAGGAAACACCCAAGGTGACGGGGTTCGTCGGGGGAGGGGCGCAACCGACACCGCTCTCGCCGGAGGAAGTCGAGTCGTTGCTGAAGCAGGTGGATGCCGGTGCCGCGGGGCCGCGCGAACAGGTTCGGTTCATCAAGGGCGACAATGTTCGGATCGTGGACGGTCCGTTCTTGGGCTTCAATGGAGCGGTGGATGAAGTGGATGCCGATCATAGTCGCGTAAAGGTCTTTGTGAGTATCTTTGGCCGGTCCACGCCGGTCGAGTTGGGGTTTTTGCAGGTAGAGCGCATTTAG
- a CDS encoding LSU ribosomal protein L7p/L12p (P1/P2), with translation MKKEEKAAAIAELTEKFGRARLAILTECAGLPVNQMTELRRQLRGVKAEYCVVKNTLAARASEGTSLVDAKGHFKGPTGLVIGYDDPVLPAKIIRDFIQGEKRAEKIKVTVGVLEGKLVQAADLAAIAQLPKREVLIAMLLSAMQGPIRGVVYALSGLLSKFVRVIAAIQDKKKGEGDMSAAGTKLSQDELIKAIEGMSVLELAELVKGLETRFGVTAAAPVAVAAPAGGGAAAAPAEEKTSFDVILVSAPADKKIQVIKVVRELTSLGLKEAKDLVEGAPKPVKAGVTKEESDTMKKKLEESGAKVEIK, from the coding sequence ATGAAGAAAGAAGAGAAGGCAGCAGCGATCGCGGAGTTGACGGAGAAGTTCGGTCGCGCCCGCTTGGCTATTCTGACGGAGTGTGCCGGATTGCCCGTCAATCAAATGACCGAGTTGCGCAGGCAGTTACGCGGCGTCAAGGCCGAGTATTGCGTGGTCAAGAATACGCTGGCCGCCCGTGCGTCGGAGGGTACGAGCCTCGTCGATGCGAAGGGCCATTTCAAGGGGCCCACGGGCCTGGTGATCGGATACGACGATCCGGTGCTTCCGGCGAAAATCATCCGGGACTTTATTCAGGGTGAAAAACGGGCTGAAAAGATCAAGGTGACGGTCGGGGTGTTGGAAGGGAAGCTGGTGCAGGCCGCGGATCTTGCCGCGATTGCTCAGTTACCCAAGAGGGAAGTGCTCATTGCCATGTTGCTGTCGGCCATGCAGGGCCCGATACGCGGTGTGGTCTATGCGTTGAGTGGATTGTTGAGCAAGTTCGTGCGGGTTATTGCAGCCATTCAGGATAAAAAGAAAGGGGAGGGCGACATGTCAGCAGCAGGAACCAAGTTGTCACAAGATGAATTGATCAAGGCGATCGAAGGCATGAGCGTGTTGGAATTGGCCGAGTTGGTCAAGGGGCTGGAAACGCGTTTCGGCGTCACGGCGGCGGCTCCGGTAGCCGTCGCGGCACCGGCCGGCGGTGGAGCAGCAGCGGCACCGGCAGAAGAGAAGACGTCGTTCGACGTGATTCTGGTCAGTGCTCCGGCCGACAAGAAGATCCAGGTCATCAAGGTGGTGCGGGAGCTTACCAGCCTCGGACTCAAGGAAGCCAAGGACTTGGTCGAAGGTGCGCCGAAGCCGGTCAAGGCCGGCGTGACCAAGGAAGAATCCGATACCATGAAGAAAAAGCTCGAAGAGAGCGGCGCCAAAGTCGAAATCAAGTAA